One Gemmatimonadota bacterium DNA window includes the following coding sequences:
- a CDS encoding FtsX-like permease family protein, giving the protein MFRNYLTIAYRNALRHKGYAVINVMGLAVGMTCCILILLYVQDELGYDRYASRHDRIYRLTMAIETPDRAETRTARSPTAWGWMLTDAFPEVEGFTRIKAPLVSWQVTYVEGNRRFNEPGFYFADPGILDLFDFNLVRGDANTALNAPNTVVMTESTAARYFGDEDAQGKVIRIDNTYDLTVTGVMEDVPRNSHMTFGFLGSFETLNVNPIYGGTDYGRNTQNFGPDLYTYLLLAEGIPPESLDPKLAEFIESRYGPALNQFNAQIEAELQPLTSIHLHSNLDGELGANSDFAYIYIFSAVAFFLLLIACINFMNLATARSAGRAREVGIRKVLGAFRVQLIGQFMGESTIMAVLSLILAVGLVYAFLPAFNALAGKDLVFAFDDMSMAFGLIGIVILAGALAGSYPALFLSSFQPVSVLKGSSRAGTVNTNLRKILVVLQFVISVVFIIGTGAVADQMRFVQDKHLGFDKEQLVVMPLGDPRQRLIYNAYKDQISGYPNVLGVTVANGMPGGLVNDILFTPDGAPEEELVRINNMWIDHDFIRTMNIELTAGRDFSRSFFTDTLQAFVINEAAVKWLGWEGAPLDKKIRLGNFKDGRVIGVVRDFHVRSLHSGIEPMMLQLAPGPDPLHYLAIRIAPDDVAETMGFLENSWREIYPDDSFTYSFLDEDFNRLYQNEVRQGSIFRSFSLLAVFIACLGLLGLASFTAEQRTREIGVRKVLGASASGIVALLSKEYVRLVVYANLIAWPIAYFVMNDWLDGFAYRTDLSPWIFVLAAALAITVTMLTVSYRAVSVAHTDPVDALQHE; this is encoded by the coding sequence ATGTTCCGCAACTATCTCACGATTGCCTATCGTAACGCCCTGCGCCACAAAGGATACGCCGTAATCAACGTCATGGGCCTCGCGGTCGGGATGACCTGTTGCATCCTGATCCTGCTATACGTCCAGGACGAACTCGGCTATGACCGGTACGCGTCCCGGCACGACCGCATCTACCGGCTCACCATGGCGATCGAGACGCCGGACAGGGCGGAAACCCGCACCGCGCGGAGTCCGACGGCCTGGGGGTGGATGCTGACCGACGCCTTCCCTGAAGTCGAAGGGTTCACTCGCATAAAGGCGCCGCTGGTCTCCTGGCAGGTCACGTACGTGGAAGGCAACAGACGGTTCAACGAACCCGGTTTCTACTTCGCGGATCCCGGCATCCTGGATCTGTTCGACTTCAACCTGGTACGCGGCGACGCGAACACGGCACTGAACGCCCCCAACACGGTGGTCATGACCGAATCCACGGCGGCCAGGTACTTCGGAGACGAGGATGCCCAGGGCAAGGTGATCCGGATCGACAACACGTACGACCTGACCGTTACCGGCGTCATGGAAGACGTACCACGCAATTCCCATATGACCTTCGGCTTCCTGGGATCCTTCGAAACCCTAAACGTCAACCCCATCTACGGGGGAACGGATTACGGCAGGAATACGCAGAACTTCGGTCCCGACCTGTATACCTACCTGCTACTCGCCGAAGGTATCCCGCCCGAATCCCTCGATCCGAAACTGGCGGAGTTCATCGAATCGCGCTACGGACCGGCCCTGAACCAGTTCAATGCGCAAATCGAAGCCGAACTCCAACCGCTGACCAGCATACACCTGCATTCGAATCTCGACGGGGAACTCGGCGCGAACAGCGATTTCGCCTACATCTACATCTTCTCGGCCGTTGCGTTCTTTCTCCTGCTGATCGCCTGCATCAACTTTATGAACCTGGCGACGGCCCGATCCGCCGGCCGCGCCCGGGAAGTCGGCATCCGCAAGGTGCTGGGGGCGTTCCGCGTTCAGCTGATCGGCCAGTTCATGGGCGAATCCACGATCATGGCGGTACTTTCACTGATCCTTGCCGTGGGTCTGGTCTACGCGTTTCTTCCCGCGTTCAACGCCCTGGCCGGCAAGGACCTGGTCTTTGCCTTCGACGATATGAGCATGGCATTCGGCCTGATCGGCATCGTGATACTGGCCGGTGCGCTGGCCGGAAGCTACCCGGCGCTGTTCCTGTCGTCGTTCCAGCCCGTCTCCGTGCTGAAGGGCTCCTCCAGGGCGGGTACGGTGAACACGAACCTGCGGAAGATACTGGTCGTGCTGCAATTCGTGATCTCCGTCGTGTTCATCATCGGTACGGGCGCGGTAGCGGACCAGATGCGGTTCGTGCAGGACAAACACCTGGGATTCGACAAAGAACAGCTGGTGGTCATGCCACTCGGAGATCCCAGGCAGCGCCTGATATACAATGCCTACAAGGATCAAATCAGCGGCTATCCCAACGTATTGGGCGTTACGGTGGCGAACGGAATGCCGGGCGGACTGGTGAACGACATCCTCTTTACGCCGGACGGCGCGCCGGAAGAGGAACTGGTCCGCATCAACAACATGTGGATCGATCACGATTTCATCCGCACGATGAACATCGAACTCACGGCGGGACGCGATTTTTCCAGATCCTTCTTCACGGATACGCTGCAGGCGTTCGTGATCAACGAGGCCGCCGTGAAATGGCTGGGCTGGGAAGGCGCTCCGCTCGACAAGAAAATCCGCCTGGGGAACTTCAAGGACGGCCGGGTCATCGGCGTCGTACGGGACTTCCACGTGCGGTCGCTGCACAGCGGCATCGAACCGATGATGCTGCAGCTGGCGCCCGGCCCGGATCCGCTCCACTATCTCGCGATCAGGATCGCGCCGGATGACGTGGCCGAAACGATGGGATTCCTGGAAAACAGCTGGCGCGAGATCTATCCGGACGATTCGTTCACGTATTCGTTTCTCGACGAGGACTTCAACCGGCTGTACCAGAATGAAGTACGGCAGGGAAGCATCTTCCGCAGCTTTTCCTTACTGGCCGTCTTCATCGCGTGCCTGGGTCTGCTGGGACTCGCTTCCTTCACGGCGGAACAGCGAACCCGGGAAATCGGGGTGCGGAAAGTGCTGGGGGCATCCGCGTCCGGCATCGTCGCGCTGCTTTCGAAAGAATACGTCCGGCTGGTCGTATATGCCAACCTCATTGCCTGGCCCATCGCATACTTCGTGATGAACGACTGGCTCGACGGCTTCGCGTACCGTACGGACCTTTCTCCCTGGATATTCGTGCTCGCCGCGGCACTGGCCATAACCGTTACGATGCTAACCGTAAGCTACAGAGCCGTCAGCGTAGCCCATACCGATCCCGTGGACGCCCTGCAGCACGAGTGA
- a CDS encoding tartrate dehydrogenase produces the protein MPNYEIAVIGGDGVGPEVIEEGIKALDALGAPAFRFTRFDWSSERYKRTGRFIPEGGLDRLAAFDAIFFGAVGDEEVQDHITLNNLILPIRRRFDQYACVRPAFLYAGVQSPLAGKGAGDIDLVVIRENTEGEYADIGGRVYQRTDQEVAVQTSVFTRHGTERIIRYAFEEARRRDGRRLVTSITKSNAQGHGMVFWDEVFDCVKTEYGDVETESLLIDAAAMDFVRRPQDFDVVVASNLFGDILTDISAITVGSMGLAPSANLNPERIHPSMFEPVHGSAFELIGKSQVNPIATILAAAMMVEFLGEEKAGAAIRRAVSENLAEGRIRTPDIGGGSSTVEVGDDIVRRLSN, from the coding sequence ATGCCAAATTATGAAATCGCCGTGATCGGCGGGGACGGCGTCGGTCCCGAAGTCATCGAGGAAGGCATCAAGGCGCTTGACGCGCTGGGGGCCCCGGCCTTTCGTTTCACCCGTTTCGACTGGAGTTCCGAACGCTACAAGCGAACGGGAAGGTTCATCCCCGAGGGCGGGCTGGACCGGCTCGCTGCCTTCGACGCCATATTCTTCGGCGCTGTGGGCGACGAGGAGGTGCAGGACCACATCACCCTGAACAACCTCATTCTCCCGATACGGCGCAGATTCGACCAGTATGCCTGCGTCCGGCCCGCCTTCCTGTACGCGGGCGTGCAGTCTCCCCTCGCGGGAAAGGGGGCCGGCGACATCGACCTGGTGGTCATCCGGGAGAATACCGAAGGGGAATACGCCGATATCGGGGGCCGGGTGTATCAGCGGACCGACCAGGAAGTCGCGGTCCAGACCTCCGTCTTCACGCGGCACGGCACTGAGCGCATCATCCGCTACGCCTTCGAAGAAGCGCGGCGACGCGACGGTCGGCGCCTGGTTACGTCCATCACGAAGTCGAACGCCCAGGGCCATGGCATGGTCTTCTGGGACGAAGTATTCGATTGCGTGAAAACGGAGTACGGAGACGTCGAGACCGAGTCCCTCCTCATCGACGCCGCGGCCATGGACTTCGTGCGCCGGCCCCAGGACTTCGACGTGGTGGTGGCCTCGAACCTCTTCGGCGACATCCTGACCGATATCTCGGCGATCACCGTGGGCAGCATGGGTCTCGCGCCCAGCGCGAACCTGAACCCCGAACGGATTCATCCCTCCATGTTCGAGCCGGTCCACGGCTCCGCCTTCGAACTCATCGGCAAAAGCCAGGTCAATCCCATCGCCACGATCCTCGCGGCGGCCATGATGGTCGAGTTTCTGGGTGAAGAAAAGGCCGGAGCGGCCATACGCAGGGCGGTATCGGAGAACCTCGCCGAAGGGCGGATCCGCACGCCCGACATCGGCGGCGGGTCGAGTACCGTGGAAGTTGGCGACGACATCGTCAGGCGACTGTCGAATTGA
- a CDS encoding HEAT repeat domain-containing protein, with product MGRRNSGLNRHQKAWRKPGEERVSREDIAELLRLSESGDPEDRIVAATYMCPCHVRHRNEEVWKALYRMMEDEDARVRRRAWHTLEDGGCPTDPAFEPIVRRALDTETDRQVLGFARQFAEPFLNEDMVSRIREEKPAGRHLKLTGKCDFCGRTRVPVSQDYETEIPAGGMTRAAWTCDECSAGGADS from the coding sequence ATGGGCAGACGGAACAGCGGACTCAACCGCCACCAGAAGGCCTGGCGGAAGCCGGGCGAGGAACGCGTGAGCCGGGAAGACATCGCGGAACTCCTGCGCCTGTCCGAAAGCGGGGATCCCGAAGACCGTATCGTGGCCGCGACCTACATGTGTCCATGCCACGTCCGTCACCGCAACGAGGAAGTCTGGAAGGCGCTCTACCGGATGATGGAGGATGAAGACGCCCGGGTCCGCCGACGGGCCTGGCATACGCTGGAAGACGGAGGCTGTCCTACCGATCCGGCCTTCGAGCCCATCGTCCGCCGCGCGTTGGACACTGAAACGGACCGCCAGGTGCTCGGATTCGCGCGGCAGTTCGCCGAACCGTTTCTCAATGAAGACATGGTGTCCCGGATCCGCGAGGAAAAGCCGGCTGGCAGGCATCTAAAGCTGACCGGCAAATGCGACTTTTGTGGCAGGACCCGGGTGCCGGTTTCACAGGACTACGAGACGGAGATCCCCGCGGGCGGGATGACCCGCGCCGCGTGGACTTGCGACGAATGTTCCGCCGGAGGCGCCGACTCCTGA